One window from the genome of Moraxella nasibovis encodes:
- a CDS encoding beta-lactamase hydrolase domain-containing protein: MNTNAITLYKQIYPHQCQTLSNLGFKSLINLRFDDECDNQPTADAINQSASKTGLEYRHLPVDGDSLHLDVVEKFAKLLRELPSPVMVFCGTGNRAKRLYQSAVVSGLI; this comes from the coding sequence ATGAATACAAACGCCATCACACTCTACAAACAAATCTACCCACACCAATGCCAAACCCTATCAAATCTAGGCTTTAAAAGCCTGATTAACCTGCGTTTTGATGACGAATGCGACAACCAGCCCACCGCAGACGCCATCAACCAAAGCGCCAGCAAAACAGGACTTGAATATCGCCACCTGCCTGTTGATGGCGACAGTCTGCACCTAGATGTGGTAGAAAAATTCGCCAAACTGCTGCGTGAATTACCAAGCCCTGTGATGGTGTTTTGCGGTACAGGCAATCGTGCCAAACGCCTATATCAAAGTGCGGTGGTTAGCGGTTTGATTTGA
- a CDS encoding NYN domain-containing protein — MTTAVFIDGAFFVKRLRHYLSDADHYNAKKMADIAMGMALEHLKLRNQSKETDDLYRVFFYDCPPLEKKMHRPVSGKALDLSKSDEAIFRKELHKELIKKRKFALRLGRLADYGSDWKLKPEVQKALLKGKKQWQTLKDDDFSLNVTQKGVDMRIGVDIATVSLKMQASRIVLIAGDADFVPAAKLARREGVDFILDAMHQPISDDLFEHIDGLWTTYHANQRKNGTAQKY; from the coding sequence ATGACGACTGCTGTATTTATTGACGGTGCGTTTTTTGTTAAACGCTTACGCCATTATCTATCCGATGCTGACCACTACAACGCCAAAAAGATGGCGGATATTGCCATGGGCATGGCATTGGAACACCTAAAACTACGTAACCAAAGCAAAGAAACAGACGATTTATATCGTGTTTTCTTTTATGATTGCCCACCCCTTGAAAAGAAAATGCATCGACCCGTCAGCGGTAAAGCCTTAGATTTATCCAAATCAGATGAAGCGATTTTTCGCAAAGAGCTACATAAAGAGCTGATTAAAAAACGCAAATTCGCTCTGCGGCTCGGACGCTTGGCGGACTATGGTAGCGATTGGAAATTAAAGCCAGAAGTTCAAAAAGCACTTTTAAAAGGCAAGAAACAATGGCAGACACTCAAGGACGACGACTTTTCTCTCAATGTTACACAAAAAGGTGTAGACATGCGAATTGGCGTAGATATCGCCACTGTCAGCTTAAAGATGCAAGCCAGTCGCATTGTCCTTATCGCTGGCGATGCTGATTTTGTACCAGCCGCCAAACTTGCTCGGCGTGAAGGCGTAGATTTTATCCTAGACGCGATGCATCAGCCAATTTCTGATGATTTATTTGAGCATATTGATGGTCTATGGACAACCTATCATGCTAATCAAAGGAAAAATGGCACTGCGCAAAAATATTAA